From a single Apium graveolens cultivar Ventura chromosome 2, ASM990537v1, whole genome shotgun sequence genomic region:
- the LOC141708393 gene encoding organic cation/carnitine transporter 7-like isoform X1 encodes MEDRGHNVYSLDEALSKIGFGNFQGLVLAYAGLGWVAEAMEMMILSFIGREVQVQWGLSSSEESLISTVVFAGMLIGAYSWGLVSDTYGRKKGFLGAAILTGGAGLLSALSPNYISLLVLRFLVGIGLGCGHVFTSWFLEFVPTPKRGRWMIIFSSFWTVGTIFEAALAWIVMPRFGWRWLLVLSSLPSFVLLIFNDVVPESPRYLCMKSRTTEAYNILQKGALLNQQELPPGMLVSHSTSELNEEFASSEDANLLSERIKTLSSESKTSNMSVIFSSKLIRTTLLLWLLYFGNTFSYYGIILLTSELSGGKSDCRTAMHLKNTKDASLYLDVFVTSLAELPGLVLSAFIVDRVGRKFSMLVMFILGFILLLPLVAHQNEVLTTSLLFGARMFISATFIVACIYAPEVYPTNVRSTGVGITTAIGRIGGMVCPLVAVGLAGGCNQMVAVVVFEIMIVLSGLSVVLFPFETQGKELADHVHASA; translated from the exons ATGGAAGATCGGGGCCATAATGTGTACTCGTTGGATGAAGCACTATCGAAAATTGGGTTTGGGAACTTCCAGGGTCTGGTGCTTGCGTATGCGGGCCTTGGTTGGGTTGCCGAAGCAATGGAAATGATGATTCTCTCCTTTATTGGGAGGGAAGTTCAGGTTCAGTGGGGGTTGTCATCTAGTGAAGAGAGCTTGATATCGACTGTAGTTTTTGCTGGCATGCTAATCGGTGCCTACTCATGGGGTCTGGTATCAGATACTTATGGAAGGAA AAAGGGATTTCTTGGTGCAGCTATACTTACGGGTGGAGCTGGGTTATTAAGTGCTTTATCACCAAATTATATATCTTTGTTGGTGCTTCGTTTTTTGGTTGGTATTGGTCTTGGATGTGGGCATGTGTTTACTTCATGGTTTTTAGAATTTGTTCCTACTCCAAAAAGAGGGAGGTGGATGATTATTTTCTCAAGTTTCTGGACTGTTGGAACAATTTTTGAAGCCGCACTTGCATGG ATTGTCATGCCAAGATTTGGGTGGAGGTGGCTCCTTGTACTTTCTTCTCTACCATCTTTTGTTCTGCTTATCTTCAATGAtgttgtaccagaatctccaagGTACCTATGCATGAAGAGTAGAACAACTGAAGCATACAACATACTTCAGAAAGGAGCTCTTTTAAATCAACAAGAACTTCCTCCTGGCATGCTTGTTTCTCATAGCACTAGTGAGCTGAATGAGGAGTTTGCATCATCTGAAGATGCAAATTTGCTCTCGGAAAGAATTAAGACCCTTAGTTCTGAATCGAAAACCTCAAACATGTCTGTAATTTTTTCCTCGAAATTAATCAGAACAACACTTTTACTGTGGTTATTATACTTCGGAAATACATTCTCATACTacggcattatattgctgaccTCTGAGCTGAGTGGCGGGAAAAGTGATTGTAGAACTGCTATGCATTTAAAAAATACAAAGGACGCCAGCCTTTACTTGGATGTCTTTGTCACTAGTTTGGCAG AACTTCCGGGGCTTGTATTGTCGGCATTTATTGTGGACAGAGTGGGTCGCAAATTTTCCATGCTAGTTATGTTCATTTTAGGTTTCATTCTGCTGCTGCCACTGGTCGCTCATCAGAATGAAGTTTTGACCACATCATTGTTATTTGGTGCTCGGATGTTTATTTCAGCAACCTTCATAGTAGCTTGTATATATGCCCCTGAG GTCTATCCAACTAATGTGAGATCAACCGGTGTTGGAATTACGACTGCCATAGGAAGAATTGGTGGGATGGTATGCCCTCTTGTAGCTGTTGGACTAGCAGGTGGTTGCAACCAAATGGTTGCAGTTGTTGTGTTTGAAATTATGATAGTTCTCTCTGGACTCAGTGTCGTACTTTTTCCATTTGAAACTCAAGGGAAAGAATTAGCTGATCATGTACATGCGTCTGCTTAA
- the LOC141708393 gene encoding organic cation/carnitine transporter 7-like isoform X2: MHSRSYGVYVLLSGGCCTCASNIFVPSRKGFLGAAILTGGAGLLSALSPNYISLLVLRFLVGIGLGCGHVFTSWFLEFVPTPKRGRWMIIFSSFWTVGTIFEAALAWIVMPRFGWRWLLVLSSLPSFVLLIFNDVVPESPRYLCMKSRTTEAYNILQKGALLNQQELPPGMLVSHSTSELNEEFASSEDANLLSERIKTLSSESKTSNMSVIFSSKLIRTTLLLWLLYFGNTFSYYGIILLTSELSGGKSDCRTAMHLKNTKDASLYLDVFVTSLAELPGLVLSAFIVDRVGRKFSMLVMFILGFILLLPLVAHQNEVLTTSLLFGARMFISATFIVACIYAPEVYPTNVRSTGVGITTAIGRIGGMVCPLVAVGLAGGCNQMVAVVVFEIMIVLSGLSVVLFPFETQGKELADHVHASA, encoded by the exons ATGCATTCCAGATCCTATGGTGTGTATGTTTTGTTGTCTGGCGGTTGCTGCACATGCGCATCTAATATTTTTGTCCCTTCCAGAAAGGGATTTCTTGGTGCAGCTATACTTACGGGTGGAGCTGGGTTATTAAGTGCTTTATCACCAAATTATATATCTTTGTTGGTGCTTCGTTTTTTGGTTGGTATTGGTCTTGGATGTGGGCATGTGTTTACTTCATGGTTTTTAGAATTTGTTCCTACTCCAAAAAGAGGGAGGTGGATGATTATTTTCTCAAGTTTCTGGACTGTTGGAACAATTTTTGAAGCCGCACTTGCATGG ATTGTCATGCCAAGATTTGGGTGGAGGTGGCTCCTTGTACTTTCTTCTCTACCATCTTTTGTTCTGCTTATCTTCAATGAtgttgtaccagaatctccaagGTACCTATGCATGAAGAGTAGAACAACTGAAGCATACAACATACTTCAGAAAGGAGCTCTTTTAAATCAACAAGAACTTCCTCCTGGCATGCTTGTTTCTCATAGCACTAGTGAGCTGAATGAGGAGTTTGCATCATCTGAAGATGCAAATTTGCTCTCGGAAAGAATTAAGACCCTTAGTTCTGAATCGAAAACCTCAAACATGTCTGTAATTTTTTCCTCGAAATTAATCAGAACAACACTTTTACTGTGGTTATTATACTTCGGAAATACATTCTCATACTacggcattatattgctgaccTCTGAGCTGAGTGGCGGGAAAAGTGATTGTAGAACTGCTATGCATTTAAAAAATACAAAGGACGCCAGCCTTTACTTGGATGTCTTTGTCACTAGTTTGGCAG AACTTCCGGGGCTTGTATTGTCGGCATTTATTGTGGACAGAGTGGGTCGCAAATTTTCCATGCTAGTTATGTTCATTTTAGGTTTCATTCTGCTGCTGCCACTGGTCGCTCATCAGAATGAAGTTTTGACCACATCATTGTTATTTGGTGCTCGGATGTTTATTTCAGCAACCTTCATAGTAGCTTGTATATATGCCCCTGAG GTCTATCCAACTAATGTGAGATCAACCGGTGTTGGAATTACGACTGCCATAGGAAGAATTGGTGGGATGGTATGCCCTCTTGTAGCTGTTGGACTAGCAGGTGGTTGCAACCAAATGGTTGCAGTTGTTGTGTTTGAAATTATGATAGTTCTCTCTGGACTCAGTGTCGTACTTTTTCCATTTGAAACTCAAGGGAAAGAATTAGCTGATCATGTACATGCGTCTGCTTAA